The proteins below are encoded in one region of Methanosarcina barkeri 3:
- a CDS encoding 50S ribosomal protein L24e: protein MEQRKCYFCGKMLEPGTGKLYVKKDGSTYYMHSSKCMNNFNLGRLPRRTEWTEKGKIQLKKA, encoded by the coding sequence ATGGAACAGAGAAAATGCTATTTCTGCGGGAAGATGCTGGAGCCCGGAACCGGTAAGCTCTATGTCAAGAAAGACGGTTCTACCTATTACATGCACTCTTCCAAGTGCATGAACAACTTCAATCTGGGTAGGCTTCCAAGGCGTACCGAATGGACTGAGAAAGGCAAAAT